From Bacteroidota bacterium, a single genomic window includes:
- a CDS encoding DUF2695 domain-containing protein, with translation MENILTEDQVIDMCDFIDDHIHIEFDEATNQLNSLCDHSLKWTKEWIASVGLNENEVLDFCQSWGGSHCDCEVILNVPNSYDL, from the coding sequence ATGGAAAATATTTTGACAGAAGATCAAGTTATCGATATGTGTGATTTTATCGACGACCACATTCATATTGAATTTGATGAAGCAACCAACCAGCTGAATAGCCTCTGTGACCACTCTTTGAAATGGACCAAGGAATGGATAGCGAGTGTTGGACTCAATGAAAATGAGGTTCTTGATTTTTGCCAAAGTTGGGGAGGAAGTCATTGTGATTGTGAAGTAATACTAAATGTGCCAAATAGTTATGATCTATAG
- a CDS encoding GNAT family N-acetyltransferase, which produces MHDKIRAVTQDDVEGLKKVVDSSELFPSEYLDEMISDYLNNADTQDIWFAHFDDTTPNAIGYCVPEKLTDGTYNLLAIGVSQSAQRNGLATAMMQYIEELLKRMGGRILIVETSSDDAQIGARKFYQKIGYTQMAVITDFWKDGEDKIVFWKRL; this is translated from the coding sequence ATGCACGATAAAATACGAGCGGTTACACAAGACGACGTGGAGGGACTGAAAAAGGTCGTCGATTCAAGTGAGTTGTTTCCATCTGAGTATTTGGATGAGATGATTTCCGATTACCTCAACAATGCCGACACCCAAGACATTTGGTTTGCCCACTTTGACGACACAACACCGAATGCAATCGGGTATTGTGTTCCGGAGAAACTGACCGACGGCACGTATAACCTCTTGGCAATTGGGGTGTCCCAGAGCGCTCAGCGAAACGGATTGGCAACGGCCATGATGCAGTACATCGAAGAACTGCTCAAACGCATGGGCGGTAGAATCCTCATCGTAGAAACATCCAGTGACGATGCGCAAATAGGCGCCAGAAAATTCTATCAAAAGATTGGCTATACCCAAATGGCTGTGATTACCGACTTTTGGAAAGACGGCGAAGACAAAATTGTTTTCTGGAAAAGGCTGTAG
- a CDS encoding glyoxalase, giving the protein MKLNPKSIRPFIGAKNFEVSRAFYREVGFEEVVLHPKLSLFQTNGTAFYLQDAYVKDWVDNTMVFLEVVNVERHYQELAALDLPGKFPGVRLEPIRIQPWGRECFLHDPSGILWHFGEFG; this is encoded by the coding sequence ATGAAACTCAATCCAAAATCCATCCGCCCCTTCATCGGCGCTAAAAACTTCGAAGTCTCCCGTGCCTTTTACCGCGAGGTAGGCTTTGAGGAGGTCGTCTTGCACCCCAAGCTATCCCTGTTCCAAACGAATGGAACTGCATTTTACCTCCAAGACGCCTACGTCAAGGATTGGGTGGACAATACCATGGTCTTTTTGGAGGTGGTCAACGTCGAGCGCCATTACCAGGAATTGGCAGCGTTGGACCTCCCCGGCAAATTCCCCGGCGTGCGGCTCGAACCCATCCGCATTCAGCCATGGGGCAGGGAATGCTTTTTGCACGATCCCTCCGGGATTTTATGGCATTTCGGGGAGTTTGGGTGA